AACtcgatgaaattttatattctattattaaGCAATGTGCAAGTACATCTTGAAGCTGAATTCCGTCGAACCGAATTCAGTTTTGAAGTTATGATTAACGAAGATGTCGAGGAAGAAGTTCTTGCGCTTTACAAAAATGAAAGGTGGGAGGATATCGTTAACTTAGATTGTACCTTAAGCGAATTAGATAAGAACAAATTATTTTGGGTGCTACCCACTATCAACGATTTGCAATGGATGAAAGATATAATTGATAAATACAATATAGTTGGATTAGCAAGCAtaggatgtggatgtggattgTTCGAGTGGttgtttcaaaaatattctgGTAAGTTTATGTCTATGTACGTACATAATTATGTAATATTGCCATTTATAAGTTTTGTTGGACTGCTTGTTTAAGGTTTGAACGTAATCGGTATAGAGTTGGATCACTCGTGGTGGCGCAGTAAATATTCTCCACCTTTATTTTTAGAGAATATGATTTTCGTTCGTGGAAACAGTACGAAAATTTATCTACCAGAAAATTACGCTCttcttttttgttattttaacaaCGGACCAGCGTTTTGTAATTATATCGAGAATTATAAAGGAAATCTTCTTTTTATCGTTGGACCCAAAGATGGTCAAAATCGTTCGACGGATCCAATGCCTTTCGAtgcaaaatttaacaaatatggCTGGAAGTTAATAAGTTATAAAAACCTAGAACGGACAAATGATTGCGTTGCAGTCTATAGTAAAtaattttcgttaataatttatgGTATAATGctactttaattaaaatatgatatcAAGCAACTTTCatcgaaaaaagaaagaaaataaaataattaagaccaatttattaatttctaatatcaataaaaccgaattgaaataatatgtatctcgaaaaatataattttgaatactGCTTTGAAGTTGCCTTCGAGAATCGAAATTATTCGATTGTCGAGCTGTCACTAATATCGATACTTGCAGAAGGAGTTTACAGTCTCATCGAATTCGGTGGAACCTTGAATTCGAGTGTCAATATTATTAATGCTAGTAGCTGTGATTatattgataatttagaaacatgtcaacaaataatgatattaattcTTTGAAGGATGAAAACGAAAAGAATAAACTCAAAGTGCATTGTACGTTTTGTCCGTCAGAGATGCTCAATATTGGTGCGGCTCGACTAGTAAATATTCAGGTGATTTCTTAAATCAAACAGTTGATTGAAAAGGTTAATTGTTACCGCAAATGATATTCTGAAAAATTTGTGCAGTCGATAAAGTGTCTTCAACTTTAATAACGAATACAATATAATGTTTGTGTTCGATCAAACTTAACCTCAAAGTTTGTTTATTTTGTGCCTTTTTGTTGAGTAGATTTCTTTCTAATTATTAGAACAAAGTAATCGAAACTCTAGGATGTAAGTTGACTAAAGTGTATaatattttagtttaatttaccCTATGTGCACTGTAAGGGAGAGGACGAAGGTGATCAACAAGAATCGATAACAGATTATTGGCTGGTGGACGACATATACACGTTTGAAAATATTGGTGTATCTCATACGGTGGACAATGTAAAATACCTGGCATGCGCGGACTGCGAAAGAGGTCCTGTCGGATGGCACGATCTCTCAACAAAGAAGTCTTATATCGCGTTAAGTAGAGTTAAACACGaatgatttataaataaagttattttttaattttatggaaatcATGACTCGATTCATTTAATCTAAGTTGTTAGATTAAACAGAAgcagacagaagcagagaatCTGAAGAAGCTTGGAGGAAGAACGCACGTTGCTGTTTAagttgataatttaatatttaatcacGTACGTTACAAACACAGCCGATAAATCAGATAATCAATCGTCGTTacgatataataattaataaattacgctTACGATTAGAAATGGTTTATCAATGTACTTAATACGTATACATTCCTGTGAATCAATTTTATCATAATGTATTTGATGTTTTTATCGCGACTATTTGGTCGCAAAAATGTTTATGCGCTGTGCATATCggcataattattttatgtgacGTGTTGAACGCGTGAATAATATCTAAGTGTACATACTTATAGGTGTATTTGTACATGGATATAAATCAATGCCtttcttttaaaaaaatgatatcgATATTTGAATTTCGCATCTTCGATGTATTTGAGAAAATGTAAATAAGAAACAATGTCATTAAAGTCTCGTCGAATTAATTCTTCGATATTTCTTCAAGATCAGAATAACTTTGTATGGCACTGTACTTAATTGCTGATCGCATAATTTGTTAATCGATTTATTCCTCGGTTACTTTATTTGTTCCATTTATCGAATTACTTGAAGAAGAAAATTTGCTCTCGATACAAATATAtcgtgtatacatatacatatacatacatatacgtatacgcGTATACGTATGCATTTGCAAAGCGCTTTCAAAAGACTCAATTACAATTAATCGTTAAGTATGTTCTAATTGTTCTCAATTCgcttaaaatattgcaaaaatagtCGCGTGTTCGTTTCGAACGGTATGCCACGATCACGATTTCAATTACATCacagttttctttatttttacctcATTTTTTGTTACCGGTGAAACTTCCTACGTTTCGTCGAAGCTTCACTCTCTTTACCGTATTATTACCAAACGTTCGAATCGAACGAAACATAATACGTATGCGGATGGCAGTCGAGTATGCAACAATTGTAACGACTGTAACGATGTACAAAGTTAACGCGTCGACTGCTTAcgaattaaaattatcaatacagggtgtctcacaagtagtccctgaaatgaggacgtgattctgaataagacttTCCTTTGTAAAAATGGAAATTGAggttttgtttttgaattatttacgCGCGCTCAGTTGCTAATTCGAAGCTGCCGCCCTCGCGTGTGCGC
The nucleotide sequence above comes from Megachile rotundata isolate GNS110a chromosome 13, iyMegRotu1, whole genome shotgun sequence. Encoded proteins:
- the LOC105663327 gene encoding uncharacterized protein LOC105663327; the protein is MKFYILLLSNVQVHLEAEFRRTEFSFEVMINEDVEEEVLALYKNERWEDIVNLDCTLSELDKNKLFWVLPTINDLQWMKDIIDKYNIVGLASIGCGCGLFEWLFQKYSGLNVIGIELDHSWWRSKYSPPLFLENMIFVRGNSTKIYLPENYALLFCYFNNGPAFCNYIENYKGNLLFIVGPKDGQNRSTDPMPFDAKFNKYGWKLISYKNLERTNDCVAVYSK
- the strat gene encoding RAB interacting factor STRAT isoform X2; the encoded protein is MSTNNDINSLKDENEKNKLKVHCTFCPSEMLNIGAARLVNIQGEDEGDQQESITDYWLVDDIYTFENIGVSHTVDNVKYLACADCERGPVGWHDLSTKKSYIALSRVKHE
- the strat gene encoding RAB interacting factor STRAT isoform X1, whose translation is MSTNNDINSLKDENEKNKLKVHCTFCPSEMLNIGAARLVNIQFNLPYVHCKGEDEGDQQESITDYWLVDDIYTFENIGVSHTVDNVKYLACADCERGPVGWHDLSTKKSYIALSRVKHE